The window GTGGTCGGCGGGGAAGATCCTCGAGGCGGCGGTCGGCCTGCTCGGGCCGACCGCGCGGGACAAGGCGCTGACGGCGGATCAGATCCTGAATGGGTTGAACCGGATCAAGAACGAGACCCTCGGTGGGATCACCGCACCGCTGAACTACGCGGAGAAGAACAAGAGCCGCAGCAGCGGCTGCGTCTTCGTGACCCTGCTGGGCAAGCAGGGCTGGACCGCGCCCAACGGGTCGAAGCCGCTGTGCATCAGCGGTGCGAGGGACCTGCGATGAGAGCACGCCGGACCGTCGCCGCGCTCGCGGCCGCCGTCGCCCTGCTGGCGAGCGGTTGCGGGACCCGCGCGTCCGAGGAGGAGGTCCGCGCCGGCGTCGGCGGCGGGCCCGTCGAGCTCGACCCGGCGGCCCTCGACCAGCTGCGCGATGCCGGTGCCGGCACCGGTGCCCTCCCCGGCGCGCCGGCACCCGCGCGCGGGCCCGCGGACGCGAGCACCGACGCCGTCCCCGGCACCGTCCCGCAGTCCGGCTCCGGCACCGCCCCGGGCACCGACTCCCCCGGCACCGCCGGCGCCCCGAGCACGTCGGCGCCCGCCGCAGCGGCCGGCACCGGCTCGTCGGGCGGCGCCTGCACCAAGCCGGGCGTCCCCCTGCACATCGGTCAGGTCGGCAGCTTCAGCGGCGTCTTCGGGCCGCTGGTCGGTTCCGCCCGGACCGGATTCGCGGTGTGGATCAAGCACATCAACGCGTCCGGCGGGCTGGCCTGCCACCCGATCGTGCTCCACGCCGTCGATGACGGCGGGGACCCGAGCCGTGGGTCCGCCCTGGTCGGCGAGATGGTGAGCAAGTACAACGTCCAGGCCTTCGTGGGAATGGCGTCGATGGCGCTCCCCGGGATGGTCGGTGCGATCGAGCGGACCAAGCTCCCCGTCGTCGGCGGCGATCTGGTCTCCGACCCGTGGTTCGCGCACCCGCAGTTCTTCCCGCAGGGCGGCGGTCTGCGCGCGATCGTCGACGGAGCGCTCAAGCAGGCCGTGGCCGACGGTCGGACCGTCCACGGTCTGCTCTACTGCGTCGAGGTCGGGGTCTGCGGATCGGTCGCGAAGATGCTGCCCGACCGCGCGAAGGTGGCGGGGGCCAAGGTCGTCTACAGCTCCCCCGTGTCCCTGACCCAGACCGACTTCACCGCGCAGTGCCAGAACGCCAAGAACGCCGGCGTGCAAGCGTTCGGGATGGCGGTGGACGGGTCCGCGATCGCGCGGGTCGCCCGCTCCTGCGCCGCGCTGAACTACTTCCCGCAGTTCGTCACCGGCGGCCCGGTCGTCAGCAACGAGCAGGCGAAGGACCCCGGGATCCGCCGGAACACGATGTCGACCGCCAGCGCCAATGCGCCCTGGTTCCGGACCGACACCCCGGGCCAGCGCGAGTACGCCGAGGCGCTGAAGCGGTACGCCCCCGGCTTCGAGGTGGACGGTCCCTCCATGCTCGCCTGGGCGGCCGGCAAGTTGTTCCAGGCGGCCGTTGAGCGCCTCGGTGACGCGGCGCGCAACGCCCCGGTGACGAGCGCCGACATCTTCACCGGCCTCGGCAAGATCAGGAACGAGACCCTCGACGGGCTGTCACCCCCGATCACCTTCACACCCGGTCAGAAGGCGGCGCCGGACATCCCGTGCGTGTTCTTCGCCCTGGACTCCGAGAAGGGCTGGACGGCTCCGAACAGCACGTACGTCTGCACGAAGGTGGACCGATGACCGGCCGGCACCCGCTGCGGCGCGCGGCCCTCGCCGTGCTCACCGCCGCCGTGCTCGTCACCGGGTGCGGAACGCGCGCGAGCGAGGAGGAGGTCCGCGCCGGTGCCGGCGGCGGAGCCGTAACTCTGGATTCGGCGACGCTCGACCAGCTGCGCGCCGCGACGGCCGGCGGGAACGGTGCCGTGCCGAACGCCCCCGCCGCGGTCGGCCGGGCGCCGGTGTCGGTCGACAGCGGCGATCCGTCCGCGGCGCTCGTACCCGGTGCGCCCGCAGCCGCGGCCGCGCCGGCGAACGGCACCCGACCGCAGGCCGGGTCCAAGTCCTCCGGCGGGACGGCCGCGGTCAGCTCGGCGACGTGCTCCGGCTCCGAGGCGCCCGTGGTGCTCGGCCAGATCGGCAGCTTCAGCGGCGTCCTCGGGGCGATCTTCGCCTCCGCGCGGACGGCCGCCGCGATCCACGTTCAGCACATCAACGCCTCGGGCGGGCTGGCGTGCCACCCCGTCACCCTGTACGCGGTCGACGACGGCGGCGACCCCAGCCGCGCCGCCTCCCACGCCCAGGCACTCCTGACGACCCGTAAGGCGGTGGCGCTGGTCGCCACCTTCGCGCCGATGTCGATGTCGGGGATCGTCCCGGTCGTCGAGCGTCACCAGGTGCCGATGATCGGCGGCGACGCCATCGACCCGGCGTGGTTCGCCAACCCGCTGCTGTTCCCGCAGGGCGCGGGTCTGGACGCCCTGGTCGAGGGTGGCCTGCGGCAGACCGTGCAGTCCGGCAAGACGAAGCTCGGCCTGCTCTACTGCGTCGAGGCGAGCCTGTGCACCTCGATCGCGAAGTCGATCCCGGACCGGGCGAAGGCCGTCGGGGCGGAGATCGTCTACAGCTCCGCGGTCTCGCTGACGCAGACCGACTTCACCGCGCAGTGCCAGAACGCGAAGAACGCCGGCGTGGAGTCGTTCGGGATGGGCGTCGACGGGTCGGCCATTGCGCGCGTCGCCCGGTCCTGTGCGGCGCTGGGCTACTACCCCCAGTTCGCCTCCGGCGGCGGGGTGATCAGCCCGGCCCAGTCGAAGGACCCCGGCATTCGCCGCAACACGATGACCACGTCGTCCGGCAACGCCCCGTGGATGCTGACGGACACCCCGGGTCTGAAGGAGTACCACGCGGCGCTCGCCCGCTACGCCCCCGGCACGGAGGCGGACGGCAACTCGCTCTCGGCGTGGGCCTCGATGAAACTCCTCGAGGCGGCCGTGCAGAACCTGGGCCCCGGCGCGGCGGCGAAGCCGCTGACCGCGACGGACCTGCGAACGGGGCTCGGCAAGGTGAAGAACGAGACGCTCGGCGGGCTCGCGCCCCCGATCACGTTCTCGCCCGGCCAGAAGGCGGCGCCGCAGATTCCCTGCGTGTACTTCGAACTGCTGACCGAGAAGGGCTGGACCGCTCCGAACGGGTCCAAGGCCGTGTGCGCCAAGAGATGACAGGGAGGCCGCGATGCTGACGCTCCATGAGGTCCACGCCGGGTACGGCGGGACGCGGGTGCTGCACGACGTCACCCTGCACGTGCCGCCGGGCTCGATCGTCGCGCTGCTCGGCGCGAACGGCGCCGGGAAGACCACGGTGCTGCGCGTCGCCGCCGGCCTGGTCCGGCCGACGTCCGGCGCTCTTCTCGTCAACGGCACCGACGTCACCGGCTGGGCACCGCACACCCTCGTCGATCAGGGCGTCTGCCATGTCCCCGAGGGCCGCGGCGTGTTCCCGTCGTTGACCGTCCGGGAGAACCTCGTCGTCCAGTGCAAGCGCGGCGACGAGGAGAAGACGTTCGAGGCCGCCGCGTCGGTCTTCCCCGTCCTCGGCCGGCGCATGGACCAGCTCGCGGGGACCTTGTCCGGCGGCGAGCAGCAGATGCTCGCGCTGATGCGCGCCTACGTCCAGAACCCGAAGACCGTCCTGCTCGACGAGGTCTCGATGGGCCTCGCGCCGATCATCGTCGACGAGATCTTCGACTTCCTGCGCACCATCGCCGCCGGCGGCGCGAGCCTGCTGCTCGTCGAGCAGTACGTGACCAAGGCCCTCGAGCTCGCGGACTTCGTCTACCTGCTGCACAAGGGCCGCGTCGCGTTCGCCGGCGAACCCGGCGAGCTCGACGGCGAGGACCTGTTCGCCCGGTACCTCGGCCACGCCGCCTGACGCTGCGTCCGAACATCCGGCTGCAATAGCAGCCACATCCTCGGACGTCCGGCTCAGTGCTGCTGCATGTCCCCCAGCGGGACGGTGAGGCCACCGTCGATGACGAGGGTCTGGCCGGTGATCCAGGCCGAGTCGTCGGAGAGCAGGAACGCGACGGCGGAGCCGATGTCGCTCGGGACGCCGAGGCGCTTGAGCGGGTACGGGGCCGTGGCACCCTCTTCGTCGCCGGCGTAGAGGACCTCGGCGAACTTGGTCTTCACGACGCCGGGGGCGATCGCGTTGACACGGATGGTCGGGGCGAGCTCGACGGCGAGCTGCTGGGTCAGCGCGATCAGCGCGGCCTTGCTGACGCCGTAGACGCCGATGCCGGGGCTGGCACCGAGGCCGGTGACGGAGGACATCGTGACGATCGAGCCGCCGTGCTCCTTCATCCACGCCCCGTGGACCAGCCGGATCCACTCGACCGCGCCGATGATGTTGACGTCGAAGACCTTGCGGATCGCGGCCGGCGGGGCCTCCAGGATCGGGCCGTAGACCGGGTTCACCGCGGCGTTCGCGACGAAGTGGTCGATGCGGCCGAACTCGGCGATCGTCGCTTCGACCACGGAACGCGCGTGGTCGGCGTCGTCGGCCTTGCCCGCGATCCCGAGCGCGACGCCGGGGCCACCGAGCTCCTTGACCGCCGCGGCGAGCGCGTCCGCGTCCCGGCCGGTGATGGTCACCCTGCCGCCGCGCCGCACGATCTCCTCGGCCGCCGCGTACCCGATGCCGCGACTGGCGCCGGTGATGATCGCCACCCGGCCCTCGAACGATCCCTGGCCCATCAGTCCTCCCTCGATCTGCCTAGGAAGGTTTCCACATGGCCCCCGGCGATCAACGCCCGGACCTGTTCCTGCGCCCAGGGTGAGATCTGGCTCTCAGGCGCCGTGGCCGCCGCGACGAACTCGTCCCAGCTCCGCCAGACCGCGTCCGCGACCTCGCTCGGGTCGGGCGTGGGGACGGCGTCGGAGCGCGCCAGGAACACCGGGCACAGCTCGTACTCCTCGACCCCGCGGAAGCTGGCGCGGTAGGAGAAGTCGGGCAGGACGAGGGTCAGGTCCGCCGCCGGGATGCCGAGTTCCTGGTCGAGCCGGCGGAGGACGGCGTCGGCCGGGTCCTCCCCCGGCCCGGGGTGCCCGCAGCAGCTGTTGGTCCACACGCCCGGCCAGGTCGGCTTGTCCAGCGCCCGCCGGGTGACGAGCAGCCGTCCGTCGCGGTCGAAGACGTAGCACGAGAACGCCAGGTGATACGGCGTCACTTCACCGTGGACGCTGGCCTTGTCGGCGACGCCGCAGGGAGTCCCGTCGGGGGTCAGCAGGACGACCTGCTCGACCACCGACGCGTCGAGGTTGCTCATGCCCCACCCAACGCAGCCGTGACGACCTCTCGGGCCTCGTCCTGGATCTGCGCGAGGTGGTCGGCACCCAGGAAGGACTCGGCGTAGATCTTGTACACGTCCTCGGTCCCGGAAGGACGCGCGGCGAACCAGCCGTTCTCGGTGGTGACCTTGAGGCCGCCGATCGCCGCGCCGTTGCCGGGCGCCGCCGTGAGCCGCTCCCGGATCGGCTCACCCGCCAGCTCGGTGGCGGTGACCTGATCCGGCGTCAGCTTCTTCAGGACGTCCTTCTGGGCCGGGGTCGCGGGGGCGTCGATCCGCGCATAGGCAGGGTCACCGAACTTCGCGGTGAGCTCGGCGTAGCGCTCGCTCGGCGACCGGCCGGTGACGGCCGCGATCTCCGCCGCGAGCAGGCACAGCAGCGGGCCGTCCTTGTCGGTCGTCCACACCGAGCCGTCGCGGCAGAGGAACGAGGCACCGGCGCTCTCCTCGCCACCGAACAGCAGGGTGGAGTCGAGCAGCCCGGAGACGAACCACTTGAACCCGACCGGCACCTCGACGACCTCGCGGCCGAGCGCGGCCGCGACGCGGTCGATCATCGCCGAGGAGACCAGCGTCTTGCCGATCGCGGCACCCGCGGGCCAGCCGTCCCGGTGCGCGACGAGGTAGTCGATCGCGACCGCGAGGTAGGCGTTGGGGTTGAGCAGTCCGCCGTCGGGCGTGACGATCCCGTGGCGGTCGGCGTCGGCGTCGTTGCCGGTGGCGATCTGGTAGGTCGCCCGGTTCGCGGTCACCTTCTCGATGAGCCCAGCCATCGCGTAGGGCGACGAGCAGTCCATCCGGATCTTGCCGTCCCAGTCCCGGGTCATGAACCGGAACGTCGCGTCGACGAGCGGGTTCACGACCGTCAGGTCAAGGCCGTAGCGCTCGCCGATCACGCCCCAGTACGCGACGCTCGATCCGCCGAGCGGGTCAGCGCCGATGCGGACGCCGGCCGCGCGGATCGCCTCGAGGTCGACAACCAGGGGCAGGTCCGCCACGTAGCGGTCGAGGAAGTCGTAGGTGCCGGTGGTCTCAGCGGCGCGGGCGCGGGCGAGCGGGATGCGCCGCACCCCGGCCAGGCCGGCGGCGAGCAGCTCGTTGGCACGGTCCTGGATCCAGCCCGTCGCGTCGGTGTCCGCGGGCCCGCCGTGCGGCGGGTTGTACTTGAACCCGCCGTCCTGGGGCGGGTTGTGGGACGGCGTGATGACGACCCCGTCGGCGAGGCCACGCGCCTTTCCTTGATCCGCTCGCCCGCGGTTGTGCGTCAGCACCGCGCGGGACAGCGCCGGCGTCGGGGTGTACCCGTCGCGGCTGTCGAGCAGCAGCGTCACGCCGTTGGCCGCGAAGACCTCGATCGCGGTCGCGGCGGCCGGCTCGGACAACGCGTGGGTGTCCTTCGCGAGGAACAGCGGACCGTCGATGCCCTGCGCTGCGCGGTATTCGCAGATCGCCTGGCTCGTGGCCGCGATGTGGTCGTCGTTGAAGCTCAGGTTCAGGGCGCTGCCCCGGTGACCCGATGTCCCGAACGCGACCCGCTGGCCCGGCTCGGCCGGGTCCGGGTGCTCGGCGTAGTACGCCGTGATCAGGCGGGCGACATCGACGAGGCCGGCCGGATCAGCGATCCGGCCGGCCTCGGGGTGCACAGCGTTACTCATCCGATCAGTCTGCCCAACTCGTGCGGGTCAGCTCCATCCGACCAGTTCGGAGTCGGGGGCACGGAGCGCCGCGAGGGCCTCCTTCTCCAGCTGGCGGACCCGCTCGCGGGTCAGGCCGAGCGGGGCCGCGATCTCGGCGAGCGTGCGCGGCTTCCCGTCGCGCAGGCCGTACCGCATCGTCAGCACCGTCGCCTGCCGCTCGGGCAGGGAGCGCACCATCGAGCGGAGGGTGTCGAGCATCGCGTTGTGCTCGGCGATCTCCGCCGCGGCGACGGCGTCGTCGTCGCAGATCAGGTCGGCGATGCGGGTGTCCCCGTCGTCCCCGACGTTCTGGTCCAGGCTCACCGGGACGCGGCCGATGTGCTTGAGCTCGATGACCCGCTCGACGGGTGCCTCGAACGCCTCGGCCAGCTCCTCGACGCTGGGGTCGCGGCCGAGCGAGGCGCTCAGCGTGCGCTCCAGCCGGTTGAGCCGGGACAGCTCCTCGACCACGTGGACGGGCAGCCGGACCGTCCGGCCGAGCTCACCGAGCCCGCGCTGGATGGCCTGGCGGATCCACCAGGTCGCGTAGGTCGAGAACTTGTAGCCCTTGCTGTAGTCGAACTTCTCAACGGCCCGGATCAGGCCGAGGTTGCCCTCCTGGACGACGTCCAGGAACGCTGCGTCCCGGCCGGCGAACTTCTTCGCCACCGAGACGACCAGGCGCAGGTTCGCCCGCACCATGTGGTCCTTGGCGGCGACGCCGTCCGCGGCGAGGCGCTCCAGTTCCAGGCGGCGCTTGGGGCCGATGCGGCGGCCGCCCTTCTGCGAGGCCTCGACCAGCAGCCGCTCGGCATACAGCCCGGCCTCGATGCGCTTCGAGAGTTCGACCTCCTCCTCGGCGGTCAGGAGCGGGGTCATACCGATCTCGTCCAGGTAGAACCGGACCAGGTCCGGGTCGCCGCTCTCGTCCGGACGGCTGCGCCGCCCCTGGACCGGCAACGGCGCACGCTTCTTGGTCGCCGTGGTGTCCTCCTGCTTCATCGGGTTCATTCGTGTCTCCTCCCCGCGCCGCGGTCGCGCATGCGATTCGCGTATGCGATTCGCGTATGGGTGGAACCTCGGATGGGTGTCGGAGTGTTCCCGGAATGACTCCAGAAAACAAACGCTTATCCCACACCCAGCGCACGCACAGCGACGCTGCGTGACCGATCGGTCAGCGCACGGTGACGAAACGGGCTTACAGGTACAGGCCGGGCGAGCCGTCGTCGATCCGCTCGGACGCCACCGCGTGGACGTCACGCTCGCGGAGCAGGACGTAGTCGGTCCCGCGGACCTCGACCTCGGAGCGGTCCTCGGGGTCGAACAGGACCCGGTCGCCCACGACGACCGACCGCACGTGCTGGCCCACCGCCACCACTTCGGCCCAGGCCAGCCGCTTGCCCATCTGCGCCGTCGCCGGAATCAGGATGCCCGCGCCGGACCGCCGCTCCCCCTCACCGGCGTCGGCCCGTACCAGGACGCGGTCGTGCAGCATCCGGATCGGCAACTTGTCCGCCGCACTCTCAGAGGAACTCACGTTTCCAGCGTAGGCGGTGCGCCCGGGCACCCGAACGCCGGTTAAACGACGGAACCCCGCAGCCGAAGCTGCGGGGTCCCGGACGCGTGCGTCAGATCACGTACGCGGAGGTCACTTCTTGCCGAGCAGGCCGGTGCCGAGGAGGCCCCCGCCGCCGAGCAGGCCGCCGCTCTGCTGACCGCTGGTACCGGTCGAGCCGGTGACGGTGCCGACCACGCCGCCGACGGTGTTGCCCAGCGACGGAACCAGGCCCTGCTTGGCCTCCTGGCTCGAGCCGACGCCGAGCGTGTCGGTGACGGGCTTGAGCAGGTTGCCGGTCGTGCCGTTGACGGTGTCGACCAGGCCGTCCGCGGTGCCGCCGACAGTGTCGACCACGCCGCCGACGGTGGTGCCGACACCCGGCAGGACGCCGTCGACCAGGTCCGTGACCGGCTTGGTGACGGTGCCGACCGAGCTGGACGTGTCGGCGGGCTTCGACGGCGTCGACGGGGTCGACGGCGTGTTCGGCTTGGTCGGCGTGGTGCTCGGCTTGTCGACCACGACCGGCTTGGTGGTGGTCGGCGTCGGGAGCACGACGGTGCGGGTGACGGTCGGAGCGGTGCGCTCGGAGGCGCCGACGGGGGCGCTGTTCGAGGCCGGCTCGAAGACGACCGGCGCGGGCTCGACCGGCGCGGTCACGGCGTTGGGACGACCCAGCGCGTCGAGACCGTCGCTGCCCGGCAGGACGGCCGGCGAGACGAGAACCATCGCCTTGAGTGCGAGGAGCAGAGCGCCGGAGATACCGGCCACAGCCGCGGTCTGCCCGAGAACCCGGACCGAACCCTCGGCGTTGCCACGGTGCTTGGCCGCAATCGCAGCCGCGTTGATGCTGGACATGAAAATCCCACCCCTGGAATCAAAGCTTCTTGCTGCGGACACCGAGATGCAGCGTATTTCCCCTGAAGAAAGCCCGCCGCCGCGATTCCCCAGATCGGGCGATGAACTGTCCCGCCTTTGACGTGACGTTGGGCCGTTCGGTTCCAGGTCTTCTGACCTGCGAAAACTCGGGCCCAAAGGCCCTCAAGTCGGGCGAAACCCGGTCAGTGGTAGCGCCGCCAGAGCCCGATGACGAGGACAATCCCGGCGACCGCGGCAATTTTGACCATGCGGTCGGTTCGCAGCGATCCGTCCTCATTCACGACGAAAGATCGCGCTTTCGATTTCGCCTCGGCGGCCACATTCTTCGGTGCCACCCGTTCGGCGATCGCGTCGATGGTCTCGGCGAGGTTGTTGCGCGCCTCTTCGATCTGCGCCTCGAGACGGGCGTTCGCGCCCCCCGACTCCGGTGCCCCGCTCTTCGCCACGACGCTCGCCTCCTTCACCTGCGTGGACCCGCGCAGTCTGTCAGGTTCCGGACAAATCACGCCGGACGCCCCGCACGCCGCGCCCGCCGAGTGTCCGCCGACGGGACCCGACGCGGGTCGCGCGCGCCCAGGGGACAGGATGGATTCCTCGTCCTGATCAGATGTGCGATCAGACACCTGACCGAGGAGCCGCGCCGTGGCGAACGTCCGCCTGTCCCCCGGGGACACCGCACCCGACTTCACGCTGACCGACGCCGACGGCAAGAAGCACAAGCTCAAGGACTACCGAGGCCGGACGGTCATCCTCTACGCGTACCCGGCGGCGATGACCCCGGGCTGCACCAAGCAGGCCTGCGACTTCCGGGACAACTTCGCCCGGCTCACCGACGCCGGCTACGTCGTCCTCGGCCTCTCCCCCGACTCAGAGGCCAAGCTCGCGAAGTTCCGCGACCGGGACAACGTGCCGTTCCCGCTGCTCTCGGACCCGGACAAGTCCGTCCTCACCGCCTACGGCGCCTTCGGCGAGAAGCAGATGTACGGCAAGACGGTCACCGGCGTCATCCGGAGCACGTTCGTCATCGATCCCAAGGGCAAGCTGACCAAGGCGATGTACGGCGTGAAGGCCACCGGCCACGTCGAGCGCCTGCTGCGCGACCTGGAGGTCTGACCCTCTGGTGGGTCGAACTCGGCCGACCGCTGAATCCGACTCAACGAACGACCCCGTCGGTCAGTTGGCCCGCCGCACCCGTGGTCGAGAAGGGGCGCCGACACCCCGTACTCCCGAGTAATGGGGTGTCACCCTTTCGTCGGGGTTATCCACAACCCGTTGGAGATGACATCTTCAATGGGGGTCGCGTGGTGTTGATGGGGCGTCAGAGGCGTTGTGGCACCGCGGATTCCGCTCCTCCGCTCCTCCGCTCCTCCGCCCCCGCGCCTCGATCCCGTCGAAAATGGACTGTCGGTGGTGCCCGCTAGGTTCATTCGTGATGACGGGGACATCGACGGCAGCAGCACCCACGCCGAGTGCGTGGCAGGTCTCGCTCGGCCTGAGGCCGAGTGAGGCCGAGTGCGCGTCGATGACCGGGGCCGAGACGGTCGCGGTGCTGCGGGCGGCGCAGCGGCAGACCAACGCCGCCGACGCGGTGCGGTTGGCGATGGTGGCCGAGGTCGGGTCCCGGGGCCTGGACTCGCAGGAGGAGATCGTGCGCCTGGCGGCCCCGGACCGGTGGGGCGCCGATGAGGTCCGCACCGCCCTGCACATCTCGGGCTATACCGCGAATGAGCTGCTCGACTTCGCCTGGGCCGTCGTGCGGCGCTTCCCCAAGTTG of the Sporichthya polymorpha DSM 43042 genome contains:
- a CDS encoding ABC transporter substrate-binding protein — protein: MRARRTVAALAAAVALLASGCGTRASEEEVRAGVGGGPVELDPAALDQLRDAGAGTGALPGAPAPARGPADASTDAVPGTVPQSGSGTAPGTDSPGTAGAPSTSAPAAAAGTGSSGGACTKPGVPLHIGQVGSFSGVFGPLVGSARTGFAVWIKHINASGGLACHPIVLHAVDDGGDPSRGSALVGEMVSKYNVQAFVGMASMALPGMVGAIERTKLPVVGGDLVSDPWFAHPQFFPQGGGLRAIVDGALKQAVADGRTVHGLLYCVEVGVCGSVAKMLPDRAKVAGAKVVYSSPVSLTQTDFTAQCQNAKNAGVQAFGMAVDGSAIARVARSCAALNYFPQFVTGGPVVSNEQAKDPGIRRNTMSTASANAPWFRTDTPGQREYAEALKRYAPGFEVDGPSMLAWAAGKLFQAAVERLGDAARNAPVTSADIFTGLGKIRNETLDGLSPPITFTPGQKAAPDIPCVFFALDSEKGWTAPNSTYVCTKVDR
- a CDS encoding ABC transporter substrate-binding protein, with translation MTGRHPLRRAALAVLTAAVLVTGCGTRASEEEVRAGAGGGAVTLDSATLDQLRAATAGGNGAVPNAPAAVGRAPVSVDSGDPSAALVPGAPAAAAAPANGTRPQAGSKSSGGTAAVSSATCSGSEAPVVLGQIGSFSGVLGAIFASARTAAAIHVQHINASGGLACHPVTLYAVDDGGDPSRAASHAQALLTTRKAVALVATFAPMSMSGIVPVVERHQVPMIGGDAIDPAWFANPLLFPQGAGLDALVEGGLRQTVQSGKTKLGLLYCVEASLCTSIAKSIPDRAKAVGAEIVYSSAVSLTQTDFTAQCQNAKNAGVESFGMGVDGSAIARVARSCAALGYYPQFASGGGVISPAQSKDPGIRRNTMTTSSGNAPWMLTDTPGLKEYHAALARYAPGTEADGNSLSAWASMKLLEAAVQNLGPGAAAKPLTATDLRTGLGKVKNETLGGLAPPITFSPGQKAAPQIPCVYFELLTEKGWTAPNGSKAVCAKR
- a CDS encoding ABC transporter ATP-binding protein, coding for MLTLHEVHAGYGGTRVLHDVTLHVPPGSIVALLGANGAGKTTVLRVAAGLVRPTSGALLVNGTDVTGWAPHTLVDQGVCHVPEGRGVFPSLTVRENLVVQCKRGDEEKTFEAAASVFPVLGRRMDQLAGTLSGGEQQMLALMRAYVQNPKTVLLDEVSMGLAPIIVDEIFDFLRTIAAGGASLLLVEQYVTKALELADFVYLLHKGRVAFAGEPGELDGEDLFARYLGHAA
- a CDS encoding SDR family oxidoreductase, producing MGQGSFEGRVAIITGASRGIGYAAAEEIVRRGGRVTITGRDADALAAAVKELGGPGVALGIAGKADDADHARSVVEATIAEFGRIDHFVANAAVNPVYGPILEAPPAAIRKVFDVNIIGAVEWIRLVHGAWMKEHGGSIVTMSSVTGLGASPGIGVYGVSKAALIALTQQLAVELAPTIRVNAIAPGVVKTKFAEVLYAGDEEGATAPYPLKRLGVPSDIGSAVAFLLSDDSAWITGQTLVIDGGLTVPLGDMQQH
- the idi gene encoding isopentenyl-diphosphate Delta-isomerase, whose product is MSNLDASVVEQVVLLTPDGTPCGVADKASVHGEVTPYHLAFSCYVFDRDGRLLVTRRALDKPTWPGVWTNSCCGHPGPGEDPADAVLRRLDQELGIPAADLTLVLPDFSYRASFRGVEEYELCPVFLARSDAVPTPDPSEVADAVWRSWDEFVAAATAPESQISPWAQEQVRALIAGGHVETFLGRSRED
- the pgm gene encoding phosphoglucomutase (alpha-D-glucose-1,6-bisphosphate-dependent), producing the protein MSNAVHPEAGRIADPAGLVDVARLITAYYAEHPDPAEPGQRVAFGTSGHRGSALNLSFNDDHIAATSQAICEYRAAQGIDGPLFLAKDTHALSEPAAATAIEVFAANGVTLLLDSRDGYTPTPALSRAVLTHNRGRADQGKARGLADGVVITPSHNPPQDGGFKYNPPHGGPADTDATGWIQDRANELLAAGLAGVRRIPLARARAAETTGTYDFLDRYVADLPLVVDLEAIRAAGVRIGADPLGGSSVAYWGVIGERYGLDLTVVNPLVDATFRFMTRDWDGKIRMDCSSPYAMAGLIEKVTANRATYQIATGNDADADRHGIVTPDGGLLNPNAYLAVAIDYLVAHRDGWPAGAAIGKTLVSSAMIDRVAAALGREVVEVPVGFKWFVSGLLDSTLLFGGEESAGASFLCRDGSVWTTDKDGPLLCLLAAEIAAVTGRSPSERYAELTAKFGDPAYARIDAPATPAQKDVLKKLTPDQVTATELAGEPIRERLTAAPGNGAAIGGLKVTTENGWFAARPSGTEDVYKIYAESFLGADHLAQIQDEAREVVTAALGGA
- a CDS encoding sigma-70 family RNA polymerase sigma factor; this encodes MNPMKQEDTTATKKRAPLPVQGRRSRPDESGDPDLVRFYLDEIGMTPLLTAEEEVELSKRIEAGLYAERLLVEASQKGGRRIGPKRRLELERLAADGVAAKDHMVRANLRLVVSVAKKFAGRDAAFLDVVQEGNLGLIRAVEKFDYSKGYKFSTYATWWIRQAIQRGLGELGRTVRLPVHVVEELSRLNRLERTLSASLGRDPSVEELAEAFEAPVERVIELKHIGRVPVSLDQNVGDDGDTRIADLICDDDAVAAAEIAEHNAMLDTLRSMVRSLPERQATVLTMRYGLRDGKPRTLAEIAAPLGLTRERVRQLEKEALAALRAPDSELVGWS
- a CDS encoding co-chaperone GroES — its product is MLHDRVLVRADAGEGERRSGAGILIPATAQMGKRLAWAEVVAVGQHVRSVVVGDRVLFDPEDRSEVEVRGTDYVLLRERDVHAVASERIDDGSPGLYL
- a CDS encoding DUF3618 domain-containing protein, encoding MAKSGAPESGGANARLEAQIEEARNNLAETIDAIAERVAPKNVAAEAKSKARSFVVNEDGSLRTDRMVKIAAVAGIVLVIGLWRRYH
- the bcp gene encoding thioredoxin-dependent thiol peroxidase; translated protein: MANVRLSPGDTAPDFTLTDADGKKHKLKDYRGRTVILYAYPAAMTPGCTKQACDFRDNFARLTDAGYVVLGLSPDSEAKLAKFRDRDNVPFPLLSDPDKSVLTAYGAFGEKQMYGKTVTGVIRSTFVIDPKGKLTKAMYGVKATGHVERLLRDLEV